From a region of the Anomalospiza imberbis isolate Cuckoo-Finch-1a 21T00152 chromosome 3, ASM3175350v1, whole genome shotgun sequence genome:
- the LOC137471594 gene encoding ankyrin repeat domain-containing protein 9-like, translating into MASNQASLQDDQSRHCKFLSYMFYQAVRDHKPVWMLEDMRTMEYFYWEENASLRTYSPSEALLYAVVHNHLPYAQYLLSHFPEEALKVPGEHFCYCPSSAPHLAMAVTYDRRDILGLIIKIAHKLPSLNSYINRAGCFHLEDGKTPLHLACELLRSETVLILLGNGASPRIEDSKGLTPLDVILEQMWDSKVNVASKKLCLDYLLLFMPNPQFKMRKVLQEHPDHWTALLGEDKFNSLVGNTPASLYLQAMQTILQTLPPSHFPKSIQELPIPQALKPLPSYGKKLPAKNVHY; encoded by the exons ATGGCCAGTAACCAGGCCAGCCTGCAGGATGATCAGAGCAGGCACTGCAAGTTCTTATCCTATATGTTCTACCAGGCTGTGAGAGATCACAAGCCTGTGTGGATGCTGGAAGACATGAGAACTATGGAGTATTTTTACTGGGAGGAAAATGCCAGCCTAAGAACCTACTCACCTTCAGAAGCCCTTCTCTATGCAGTGGTGCATAATCACCTGCCTTATGCTCAGTATCTGCTGTCTCATTTTCCAGAGGAGGCTCTCAAGGTGCCTGGGGAACACTTCTGCTATTGCCCATcctctgctcctcacctggCCATGGCGGTCACGTATGACAGGAGAGATATCTTGGGACTGATCATCAAAATTGCACACAAGCTTCCCAGCTTGAATTCCTATATCAATAGGGCTGGCTGCTTTCATCTGGAAGATGGGAAAACACCCCTGCACCTTGCCTGTGAACTGCTGAGGTCAGAGACGGTCCTCATCCTTCTCGGGAACGGAGCATCTCCCAGGATAGAGGACAGTAAAGGGCTTACCCCGCTGGACGTCATCCTGGAGCAGATGTGGGACTCCAAAGTCAATGTCGCATCTAAGAAGCTCTGCCTCGACTACCTCTTGCTCTTCATGCCCAACCCACAGTTTAAGATGCGGAAAGTTCTGCAGGAGCATCCAGACCACTGGACAGCTTTGCTGGGAGAAGACAAATTCAACAGCCTCGTGGGGAACACACCTGCTTCTTTATATCTGCAAGCTATGCAAACTATTCTCCAGACTCTTCCCCCTTCCCACTTCCCTAAAAGCATCCAGGAACTACCTATACCTCAGGCACTAAAGCCTTTACCATCCTATGGCAAAAAGCTACCAGCAAAAAATGTG CATTATTAG